The following proteins are co-located in the Castanea sativa cultivar Marrone di Chiusa Pesio chromosome 8, ASM4071231v1 genome:
- the LOC142606423 gene encoding germin-like protein 9-3 → MASKTSTMKFFTRLISSSAIIQMARAGDPDILSDFIVPPNVTTVDASFFTFTGMRFLAPTTTFKVSKISLAEFPALNGQCTLQVGFVDTTNKLFTQTLKAGDIFVFPKGLVHFQYNSDTQIPALAVSSFGSANAGTVSLPNTLFTTGIDDNILAKSFKTDILYPKLWTCIFGLLK, encoded by the exons ATGGCCTCTAAAACTTCCACCATGAAATTCTTCACACGACTAATTTCTTCATCTGCCATCATTCAAATGGCCAGAGCTGGAGACCCAGACATCCTCTCTGACTTCATAGTCCCCCCCAATGTCACCACAGTTGATGCAAGTTTCTTCACGTTTACTGGCATGCGTTTCCTTGCCCCTACCACTACCTTCAAAGTCTCAAAAATAAGTTTGGCCGAGTTCCCGGCTCTCAATGGACAGT GTACCCTTCAAGTCGGGTTTGTTGATACAACCAACAAGCTCTTTACTCAGACACTAAAAGCGGGTGATATCTTTGTATTTCCTAAAGGTCTTGTGCATTTTCAATACAATTCTGATACACAAATACCAGCTCTAGCAGTTTCATCTTTTGGGAGTGCAAATGCTGGAACAGTTTCACTTCCCAACACTTTGTTCACTACTGGCATTGACGACAATATCTTGGCTAAATCCTTCAAGACTgatatt